Proteins found in one Dermochelys coriacea isolate rDerCor1 chromosome 17, rDerCor1.pri.v4, whole genome shotgun sequence genomic segment:
- the LOC119844814 gene encoding interleukin-8-like produces MKVTSLALTTLLLAALWTEAHCDSFISQSNTCCMKDNFVPRRISPKHIKSCRPTGPNCSRQAVIVMLTKGKEVCVDHSKISLAKCQGKQEKSRKDIQTVQLDKNSM; encoded by the exons ATGAAGGTCACCTCCTTAGCCCTGACAACGCTGCTCCTTGCCGCTCTCTGGACGGAAGCCCACTGCGATTCCT TCATCAGCCAGAGCAACACATGCTGCATGAAAGATAATTTTGTTCCCAGAAGAATTTCTCCAAAACACATCAAAAGTTGCAGACCCACAGGTCCTAACTGCTCCCGCCAGGCCGTGAT AGTGATGCTCACGAAGGGGAAGGAAGTCTGTGTTGATCACAGTAAGATATCACTGGCTAAATGTCaaggaaagcaagaaaaatcACGTAAAGACATCCAGACTGTGCAGCTGGACAAGAACTCAATGTAA